From the Acidilutibacter cellobiosedens genome, one window contains:
- a CDS encoding AAA family ATPase gives MQTYYNQDKADVLVTPKFNKILTFDETFVNQVVFKEKEDEVIGNSFEIFIKTPKYDKMKAQLDIHLNELKKLMEQDTEIIKLRDSLTNLCEKFKITSSGNLDRRGAAGSVLRTNNLYNIPSELKNYECFIRNRDTNIDWIAWKNQGNKFDTVDKCPFCAENLPPTHRKKQEIFSKTYKKADSQNLKEIVDLLNSLQDYINPDKFNMLMKYIKEDTPEKNIEMVMLKLHGELDLLVDKFNNIINFGNKNIAIADISALDDQVNNMEIPKPFFEYFGGEHIDGIIDRIDDKVEKLKNELAKLKREMGELKGIIQGSINESQKDINDFLKTAGINYELEIDTKDEANTKTILKQCFSDDKSKVTNIRGHLSWGERNAFSLILFMYYAKSQNPDLIILDDPISSFDSNKEYAILHRMFKRNIGRKDVSLSGRTVLLLTHDFEPITDFIVLGKLSSEFATASFIWNENGIIKEKQIDPTADIKLITNESRKIALNNNVNIVSRIVFLRKLCELNNRDGEWGYAYDILSCLIHGRDKMCKKICNDKYADINQEDIDRGTVLIKRYIPEYDYDILKNTVYTEEGIKSLYKDEKNKYFRLQLFRQLREITNKIELEPSDDAWVKFIDEKMVLIGCKDNPVTA, from the coding sequence TTGCAGACATACTATAATCAAGATAAAGCTGATGTATTGGTTACCCCTAAATTTAATAAAATACTAACCTTTGACGAGACATTTGTAAATCAAGTTGTATTTAAAGAAAAAGAGGATGAAGTAATCGGTAATTCATTTGAAATATTTATAAAGACTCCTAAGTATGACAAAATGAAAGCTCAGTTGGATATACATTTGAATGAGTTAAAAAAATTAATGGAGCAAGATACTGAAATAATAAAATTACGTGATAGTCTTACAAATTTGTGTGAAAAGTTTAAAATAACATCATCCGGTAATCTTGATAGAAGAGGAGCAGCAGGAAGTGTTTTGCGTACTAATAATCTATATAATATACCGTCGGAACTTAAAAATTATGAATGTTTTATTAGAAACCGTGATACAAATATAGATTGGATAGCATGGAAAAATCAAGGAAACAAGTTTGATACAGTTGATAAGTGCCCATTTTGTGCCGAAAACTTGCCGCCTACTCATAGAAAGAAGCAGGAGATATTTTCAAAAACATATAAAAAAGCAGATTCACAAAATTTAAAAGAAATTGTTGATCTGCTTAATTCATTACAGGATTATATTAATCCGGATAAGTTTAATATGTTAATGAAGTATATTAAAGAGGATACACCTGAAAAAAATATTGAAATGGTAATGTTAAAATTGCATGGAGAGCTGGATCTTTTAGTAGATAAATTTAACAATATAATAAATTTCGGAAATAAAAATATTGCCATTGCTGATATATCAGCCTTAGATGACCAAGTTAATAATATGGAAATTCCGAAACCATTTTTTGAGTACTTTGGAGGAGAACATATTGATGGAATTATTGACCGAATTGATGACAAAGTAGAAAAATTAAAGAATGAATTGGCAAAATTAAAAAGAGAAATGGGAGAATTAAAAGGAATTATACAAGGATCTATAAATGAATCCCAAAAGGATATTAATGACTTTTTGAAGACAGCAGGGATTAATTACGAACTTGAAATAGATACAAAAGATGAAGCAAATACAAAAACAATTCTAAAACAATGTTTTAGTGATGATAAATCTAAGGTAACTAATATACGCGGTCATTTAAGTTGGGGTGAGAGAAATGCATTTTCATTGATTTTATTTATGTATTATGCTAAATCGCAAAATCCAGATTTAATTATACTGGATGATCCAATCTCTTCTTTTGACAGCAATAAAGAATATGCAATACTTCACCGCATGTTCAAACGAAATATAGGAAGAAAAGATGTTTCTTTATCTGGCAGAACAGTTCTGCTTTTAACCCATGATTTTGAACCTATCACGGATTTTATTGTTTTGGGGAAATTATCTTCTGAATTTGCTACAGCTTCATTTATATGGAATGAAAATGGTATAATAAAAGAAAAACAAATTGACCCTACTGCTGATATAAAGCTTATAACAAATGAAAGCCGAAAAATTGCCCTTAATAATAATGTTAATATTGTTAGCCGAATAGTATTTTTAAGGAAATTGTGTGAATTAAATAACCGTGATGGTGAATGGGGATATGCATATGATATTCTTTCATGTCTTATTCATGGAAGAGATAAAATGTGTAAAAAAATATGTAATGATAAATATGCCGATATAAATCAAGAAGATATTGACAGAGGGACCGTACTTATAAAAAGGTATATTCCGGAATACGATTATGATATATTAAAAAATACCGTATACACTGAAGAAGGAATAAAATCTTTGTATAAAGATGAAAAAAATAAATATTTCAGATTACAGTTATTTAGGCAGCTTCGTGAGATTACCAATAAAATAGAGTTGGAACCGTCAGACGATGCGTGGGTTAAATTTATTGATGAAAAAATGGTTTTGATAGGCTGCAAAGATAATCCTGTAACGGCTTAA
- a CDS encoding type II toxin-antitoxin system HicB family antitoxin — MNLPYNYLIQPITDESGSYYYGQVLELDGCQSTGETFEDVYNSLREAMKGWLEVKLEHGDPIPETMGDERYSGKFVLRVPKSLHKRLSIEAQQEGVSLNQYALYKLSR, encoded by the coding sequence ATGAATTTACCATACAATTATTTAATACAGCCAATTACGGATGAAAGCGGCAGTTATTATTATGGCCAAGTGTTGGAGCTGGACGGTTGCCAAAGTACAGGTGAAACCTTTGAAGATGTATACAACAGTTTAAGAGAAGCTATGAAAGGCTGGTTAGAAGTGAAATTAGAACATGGTGATCCTATTCCAGAGACAATGGGAGACGAAAGGTATAGTGGTAAGTTTGTTCTTAGAGTGCCTAAGAGCTTGCATAAGAGACTAAGTATTGAGGCACAACAAGAAGGAGTATCATTAAATCAGTATGCATTATATAAATTAAGCAGATAG
- a CDS encoding serine hydrolase domain-containing protein: protein MRIRLYIIFMVMVFLIPLTFYPSLVNAEIIIETGDIDEYVTNYLKRNGLPGASIVIVKDGKLVYEKGYGHDSEGKPLTENSLMRIASVSKSFTAFSVLQLVDVGKINLDDSIVKHLTELTMDDSRLEEVTIRHLLSHTSGIPNPVIVPKADTLKERIGSLHDWKLQRNPGEEFAYSNANYWILARLVEVISGMEFPDYLDEKIFSPLGMNDTLSTDNSTDPVQGLTQGYVTAYGSAFPWSELEQMFSGSGGIITTASDIGKWLSMHTNEGENRYGEKLLSKSLLEESYSPQPGSEKYGFGWYLSSPHIKPSRISHSGSLTTAQSQQDIVPSSGYAVAVMLNSFTTTIQHAYEISSGIIQLTEGQIPEIKASRPQIIDLSLGFITLIYLILGIKGIIRSKKWSNRYRHYPTWRYCLRLMPQIISVFIIGWLFLIVPNLQGNSSTMKDVFGIWPAAMIFLIVVFLIGVIVTVMRVLSRNEK from the coding sequence ATGAGAATAAGGTTATATATTATTTTTATGGTAATGGTATTTTTAATTCCATTAACTTTTTACCCTTCATTAGTTAATGCTGAAATTATAATAGAAACAGGGGATATTGATGAGTATGTTACAAATTATTTGAAACGTAACGGACTGCCTGGTGCATCCATTGTAATTGTAAAAGATGGAAAATTAGTATACGAAAAAGGATATGGTCATGATTCTGAAGGTAAACCATTAACTGAAAATTCATTAATGAGAATAGCATCTGTTTCTAAATCATTTACTGCGTTTTCAGTTTTACAGCTAGTTGACGTAGGAAAAATCAACCTGGACGATTCCATTGTGAAGCACTTGACAGAACTTACAATGGATGATTCTAGATTAGAAGAAGTTACAATTAGACATTTATTAAGTCATACCTCGGGAATTCCGAATCCGGTAATTGTTCCTAAAGCTGATACATTAAAAGAAAGAATTGGCAGTTTGCATGACTGGAAATTACAACGGAATCCTGGTGAGGAATTCGCATATAGTAATGCAAATTATTGGATACTTGCTCGTTTGGTAGAGGTAATAAGTGGCATGGAATTTCCTGACTATCTTGATGAAAAGATATTTTCACCATTAGGAATGAATGATACACTATCTACTGATAACTCTACTGATCCTGTACAAGGATTAACGCAGGGATATGTTACAGCATATGGTAGTGCTTTTCCTTGGTCAGAGCTTGAACAAATGTTTAGTGGTTCAGGAGGCATCATTACTACAGCATCTGATATAGGAAAATGGCTTTCAATGCATACTAATGAGGGAGAAAATAGATATGGAGAAAAATTACTGTCTAAATCACTACTAGAAGAATCCTATTCTCCTCAGCCTGGCAGTGAAAAATATGGATTTGGCTGGTACTTAAGCTCACCACATATCAAACCATCACGTATCTCTCATAGTGGATCATTAACTACTGCCCAGTCACAGCAGGATATTGTACCTTCTAGCGGGTATGCTGTTGCTGTGATGCTTAACAGTTTTACGACTACTATACAACATGCTTATGAAATAAGTTCCGGGATTATTCAATTGACTGAAGGTCAAATTCCTGAGATTAAAGCTTCTAGACCTCAAATAATAGATTTATCACTTGGATTCATTACATTAATATATTTAATCTTAGGGATTAAAGGTATAATACGAAGTAAGAAGTGGTCCAATCGTTATAGACACTATCCTACTTGGAGGTATTGTCTTCGACTAATGCCCCAAATAATTTCGGTTTTCATTATTGGATGGTTATTCCTTATTGTTCCAAATCTACAAGGTAATAGTTCTACAATGAAAGATGTTTTTGGTATTTGGCCTGCTGCTATGATATTTTTGATAGTTGTGTTTTTAATTGGCGTTATAGTTACAGTTATGAGAGTACTATCGAGAAATGAAAAATGA
- a CDS encoding transposase, which produces MSDVNELLKEAIKETENLNKGINEYLKELKNIEFLYLPSYCSELNAIEHLWKNLCAAVTHNALFDQFTELLN; this is translated from the coding sequence ATGAGTGATGTTAACGAGCTACTAAAAGAAGCTATTAAGGAAACTGAAAACTTGAATAAAGGTATAAACGAATACTTGAAAGAATTAAAGAATATAGAGTTTCTATACTTGCCTTCATATTGCTCGGAACTTAATGCAATAGAACATTTGTGGAAAAATTTATGTGCTGCTGTTACACACAATGCACTTTTTGATCAATTTACAGAATTATTAAATTAG
- a CDS encoding polysaccharide deacetylase family protein gives MNKKFLIIISLSAVLLLTGCRAGMKGEPGAGEAAASEKAGEENNERPGEKQEKQESPEESDWQRTPENFRRDLQYMYDNKYRMISLNDYAKGEIGTKAGYTPIILTFDDGRQNNFNLIESEGGLVIDPDCAVRILEEFKNKYPDFNVTASFFLNSNPFGQPEYIEKKLKWLVENGYNIGNHTYSHNKMSALNGEEIRAEIGSVNNIIKAYLPDYAVETLALPNGSNPRDEFVSSMLEGEYKGSKYKITAVLDVGWRPAYSPFDTLTDFTDLYRVTASETNVDNCGMYDYFKSFENNKRERFISDGNPDVVTIPKSHEQYLNKDMAKNKTVNIYE, from the coding sequence GTGAATAAAAAATTTCTAATTATTATTTCATTGTCTGCCGTTCTGCTGCTTACCGGCTGCAGGGCGGGAATGAAAGGCGAACCTGGTGCGGGTGAAGCCGCTGCAAGCGAAAAGGCCGGCGAAGAAAATAATGAAAGACCCGGAGAAAAGCAGGAGAAGCAGGAAAGCCCGGAAGAATCCGACTGGCAGAGAACTCCCGAAAATTTCCGCAGGGATCTACAGTACATGTACGATAACAAGTACCGGATGATAAGCTTAAACGACTATGCCAAAGGGGAAATAGGCACAAAAGCCGGATATACCCCGATTATTCTTACTTTTGACGACGGAAGGCAGAATAACTTCAATTTAATTGAATCCGAAGGAGGGCTTGTAATAGACCCTGACTGCGCGGTGAGAATACTGGAGGAATTTAAAAATAAATATCCGGATTTTAATGTGACCGCAAGCTTTTTTCTGAACTCAAACCCCTTTGGGCAGCCGGAATATATCGAAAAAAAACTGAAATGGCTGGTTGAGAACGGCTACAATATAGGCAACCACACATACAGCCACAATAAAATGTCAGCATTGAACGGGGAAGAAATCCGGGCCGAAATAGGCTCGGTAAATAATATCATCAAGGCTTACCTGCCTGATTATGCCGTAGAAACATTAGCTCTCCCCAACGGAAGCAACCCCAGGGACGAATTTGTAAGCAGCATGCTTGAAGGCGAGTACAAGGGCAGCAAATATAAAATCACTGCGGTGCTGGATGTGGGCTGGAGGCCCGCCTATTCACCCTTTGACACTCTGACGGATTTCACGGACCTTTACAGGGTAACAGCAAGCGAAACAAATGTCGATAACTGCGGAATGTATGACTATTTCAAATCATTTGAAAATAATAAAAGAGAAAGGTTTATAAGCGACGGAAACCCGGATGTGGTTACAATCCCGAAAAGTCATGAGCAATATCTCAATAAGGATATGGCAAAGAATAAAACAGTAAATATTTATGAGTAA
- a CDS encoding putative holin-like toxin, which translates to MDTYQAISLMIMFGMFVISLISFIVGLTDNKKGKK; encoded by the coding sequence ATGGATACATATCAAGCTATATCTTTAATGATTATGTTTGGCATGTTCGTAATATCGCTGATCTCCTTTATTGTTGGCTTAACAGACAACAAAAAAGGCAAAAAATAA
- a CDS encoding ferritin-like domain-containing protein, with product MNEVEGYEFYKLAGNQAASEGTKEAFLELANEELKHADYLRKLWGRLNNGSEVKLEDILEAGIKIPSPEIYRWNKVDKNETSVAMSVFGIGMQMEQSSVDFYEKAKAKVSSPASKELFDLLLVQWEKVHLKQFTDQYNILKEDWWAEQGFAPF from the coding sequence CTGAATGAGGTCGAAGGCTATGAATTCTACAAATTAGCCGGTAACCAGGCAGCTTCGGAAGGAACCAAGGAAGCCTTCTTAGAACTGGCAAACGAGGAGTTGAAACATGCCGATTATCTGAGAAAATTGTGGGGCAGGCTGAACAACGGCAGTGAGGTAAAATTGGAGGATATACTTGAGGCAGGCATAAAAATCCCGTCGCCGGAGATATACCGCTGGAATAAGGTAGATAAAAACGAAACTTCAGTTGCCATGTCGGTTTTCGGAATAGGCATGCAGATGGAACAGAGCTCTGTTGATTTCTATGAAAAGGCCAAAGCCAAGGTTTCGTCACCGGCAAGCAAGGAATTGTTCGATTTGCTTCTTGTCCAGTGGGAAAAAGTCCATCTGAAGCAATTCACCGACCAATACAATATTTTAAAAGAGGACTGGTGGGCGGAACAGGGATTTGCCCCATTTTAA
- a CDS encoding NAD-dependent protein deacylase codes for MNAELEKIIHDSNNIVFFGGAGVSTESGIPDFRSVDGLYNQKYKYPPETMLSHSFFVRNTPEFYDFYRNKMLFLDAKPNMAHIRLAELEKQGKLKAVITQNIDGLHQAAGSKNVLELHGSVHRNYCTKCGKFYGVQAIVQSSGVPKCSCGGTIKPDVVLYEESLNQDVLEKAVEYIENADVLIVGGTSLVVYPAAGLINYYRGNKLVLINKSSTMMDRRANLVISNSIGKVFE; via the coding sequence ATGAATGCAGAATTGGAAAAAATAATACATGACAGCAACAATATAGTATTTTTCGGAGGAGCCGGGGTTTCCACAGAAAGCGGCATACCGGATTTCAGAAGTGTTGACGGGTTGTATAACCAGAAATATAAATATCCTCCTGAAACCATGCTTTCCCACAGCTTTTTCGTTCGCAACACACCGGAATTTTATGATTTCTACAGAAACAAAATGCTGTTTTTAGACGCAAAGCCCAACATGGCTCACATAAGGCTGGCGGAACTGGAAAAGCAGGGTAAATTAAAAGCGGTTATAACGCAGAATATAGATGGTCTTCACCAGGCGGCGGGCAGCAAAAATGTCCTGGAGCTTCACGGCTCCGTTCACCGCAACTATTGCACGAAGTGCGGAAAGTTCTATGGCGTGCAGGCAATCGTCCAAAGCTCAGGGGTTCCGAAATGCAGCTGCGGAGGGACAATCAAGCCCGATGTGGTTTTATACGAAGAAAGCCTGAATCAGGATGTTTTGGAGAAAGCTGTGGAATACATAGAAAACGCCGACGTTTTAATAGTGGGAGGAACATCGCTGGTGGTGTATCCTGCGGCAGGGCTGATTAATTATTACAGGGGAAACAAGCTTGTGCTCATTAACAAATCCTCAACCATGATGGACAGAAGGGCAAACTTAGTTATCAGCAACAGCATAGGAAAAGTGTTTGAATGA
- a CDS encoding DDE-type integrase/transposase/recombinase: protein MKPWTATTKDSDFSTELHNILDEQFNPDRPNAVWCSDITYIWATRGFVYLISIMDLYSRKIIAWMLSKTMEVPCVIDTINKAKARRNTDLPLILHSDRGSQYVSNEYIKATAKMQRSYSKKAFPWDNACIEYIEAFYNTKRIHSHCDYMLPDDFEKLYAKVQNGSLLLAG from the coding sequence ATAAAGCCATGGACTGCAACAACCAAAGATTCCGATTTTAGTACGGAGCTTCATAATATCCTTGATGAACAATTTAACCCTGACCGTCCAAATGCAGTATGGTGCAGCGATATTACTTATATCTGGGCAACAAGAGGATTCGTCTATCTAATAAGCATTATGGATCTATATTCCAGGAAAATCATTGCATGGATGCTCTCAAAAACGATGGAAGTACCCTGTGTAATAGATACAATAAATAAAGCTAAAGCAAGACGAAATACTGACTTACCGCTTATCTTACATAGTGACCGCGGAAGTCAATATGTTTCCAATGAATATATAAAAGCTACTGCTAAAATGCAGAGAAGCTATTCAAAAAAAGCTTTCCCATGGGATAACGCCTGTATTGAATATATTGAAGCCTTTTATAATACAAAACGAATTCACAGTCATTGCGACTATATGTTACCGGATGATTTTGAAAAACTGTATGCTAAAGTACAGAATGGCAGCTTACTATTAGCTGGTTAA
- a CDS encoding GNAT family N-acetyltransferase yields the protein MDTISEIKNPSIILKEKIDKRDYDEIKKLEKLCAERDNVSFKLELEYKLCNKEESGRWTGSINDLMFYDESDLKGYIGISDFGGNALEVNGMVHPDYRNMGIFSKLFSLAEDEWRKRKQPEMLLLSDGSSASGIGFIKKACDEYDHSEYDMVLNMGAEQGSGPRSNKLRRASGGDYAEIARQDKIYFGTGQDDDTQVFEQKYNENNGSFTYMAETGDKVTGKVRIEINEGAGGIYGLGVLPEYRGRGFGREILTMAIEKLKEMGAHKIVLQVEINNKNALNLYKSCGFEVNYVMDYYKINK from the coding sequence ATGGACACCATAAGCGAAATAAAGAACCCAAGTATTATTTTAAAGGAAAAGATTGATAAAAGGGATTATGATGAAATTAAAAAGCTTGAAAAGCTATGCGCGGAAAGGGATAATGTGTCATTTAAGCTGGAACTTGAATATAAGCTTTGCAACAAGGAAGAATCCGGAAGATGGACAGGAAGTATAAACGATCTTATGTTTTATGATGAGTCGGATTTAAAGGGATATATAGGCATAAGCGATTTCGGGGGCAATGCTTTGGAAGTTAACGGCATGGTTCATCCGGATTACAGAAACATGGGAATTTTCAGTAAGTTATTTTCTCTTGCCGAGGATGAGTGGAGAAAAAGGAAACAGCCGGAGATGCTTTTGCTGAGTGACGGCAGCTCAGCTTCTGGAATTGGATTTATCAAAAAAGCGTGCGATGAATATGACCATTCAGAATATGACATGGTTTTAAACATGGGTGCAGAACAAGGGTCAGGGCCGCGCTCCAATAAATTAAGAAGGGCGTCAGGGGGAGACTATGCGGAAATTGCACGGCAGGACAAAATTTATTTCGGCACCGGACAAGATGATGATACTCAGGTTTTCGAACAAAAATACAATGAAAACAACGGTTCTTTTACGTACATGGCTGAGACGGGAGATAAAGTAACAGGCAAGGTCCGCATAGAAATAAACGAAGGAGCGGGCGGCATATACGGGCTTGGGGTCCTGCCTGAATACAGAGGCAGGGGGTTCGGAAGAGAAATATTAACAATGGCAATTGAAAAGCTTAAGGAAATGGGCGCTCATAAAATTGTGCTGCAGGTGGAGATAAATAATAAAAATGCCTTGAACCTTTACAAATCCTGTGGCTTTGAAGTGAATTATGTTATGGACTATTATAAAATCAATAAATAG
- a CDS encoding type II toxin-antitoxin system HicA family toxin: MGVEKIINKMQRQPNGIRFNETAKVLNVYGYELVTEEGSHRHFRNKKGDVITIKEENPLKAVYVKDVLRRIRR, encoded by the coding sequence GTGGGAGTTGAAAAAATAATAAATAAAATGCAGAGACAGCCAAACGGAATAAGATTTAATGAGACAGCAAAAGTGTTAAATGTTTATGGATATGAGTTAGTAACGGAAGAGGGTTCACATAGGCATTTTAGAAATAAAAAAGGCGACGTTATAACGATAAAAGAAGAAAATCCTTTGAAAGCTGTATATGTAAAAGATGTACTTAGGAGAATAAGGAGATAG
- a CDS encoding transposase → MHELVNCNEDTDVVRQIHLIESFKGAGFLSAVSLMCEIGNFSAFQSPKQLFAYFGLDPAVKQSGNFEGTKISMSKRGSRIARMVLHTMALISISRNKDGSAKNPVLRDYYLKKCQSKPKMVALGAVMHKVCNIVFAILRDEKKLKSSHLRNTKRIT, encoded by the coding sequence ATGCATGAATTAGTAAACTGCAACGAAGATACTGACGTTGTAAGGCAAATACATCTTATTGAATCCTTTAAAGGTGCCGGTTTCCTTTCAGCAGTAAGTTTAATGTGTGAAATTGGAAATTTCTCAGCATTTCAATCTCCAAAGCAGCTATTTGCTTACTTTGGCCTAGACCCTGCTGTAAAACAATCAGGTAACTTTGAGGGCACTAAAATATCAATGTCTAAGCGTGGTTCTCGTATTGCCAGAATGGTCCTTCATACAATGGCCCTAATCAGTATTAGCAGAAACAAAGATGGCTCAGCCAAGAATCCTGTATTACGTGATTACTATTTAAAAAAATGCCAATCAAAGCCTAAAATGGTTGCTCTCGGTGCTGTTATGCACAAGGTCTGTAACATTGTATTTGCAATACTTCGTGATGAAAAAAAATTGAAATCATCACACCTGAGGAACACCAAAAGAATTACTTAA
- a CDS encoding type II toxin-antitoxin system HicA family toxin: MKPKEIIKILTKEGWLIKNQRGSHIYLIHKTKPGKITIPDHNKDLKPKTLNSILKQAGLK; this comes from the coding sequence ATGAAACCCAAAGAGATAATAAAAATTCTAACCAAAGAAGGTTGGCTAATAAAAAATCAAAGAGGTTCACACATCTACCTAATACATAAAACAAAACCTGGCAAAATAACAATACCAGACCACAACAAAGATTTAAAACCAAAAACATTAAATTCAATACTCAAACAAGCAGGGCTAAAATAG
- a CDS encoding IS3 family transposase, producing the protein MKDIYDDSKQNYGAPKITQKLQREGETISERTVGKYMKEMGIKA; encoded by the coding sequence ATCAAGGATATATACGATGATTCAAAGCAGAATTATGGTGCACCAAAGATTACCCAAAAGCTTCAACGGGAAGGTGAAACCATCTCTGAACGTACCGTAGGCAAATATATGAAGGAAATGGGTATTAAAGCTTAG
- a CDS encoding type II toxin-antitoxin system HicB family antitoxin yields MDNYIYPAIFETSEAGGYCITFPDLPGCITEGDDLKEAMHMAKDALELYLYNLEEDNENIPIPSNPENIKIPKGSFVAPIEAYMPIVRNEMSNKSVKKTLTIPYWLNKLAEENNINFSQILQTSLKEHLGIKNLKF; encoded by the coding sequence ATGGATAACTACATTTATCCAGCTATATTTGAGACCAGCGAAGCCGGCGGTTATTGTATTACATTCCCTGATTTACCAGGATGTATAACCGAAGGTGACGACTTAAAAGAAGCTATGCATATGGCCAAAGATGCCCTTGAATTATATCTTTACAACCTTGAAGAAGATAACGAAAATATACCCATTCCTTCAAACCCCGAGAATATAAAAATTCCGAAGGGTTCTTTTGTAGCTCCGATTGAAGCTTATATGCCAATTGTAAGGAATGAAATGAGCAATAAATCAGTTAAAAAAACTCTCACAATTCCATATTGGCTAAATAAATTGGCCGAAGAAAACAACATTAATTTCTCTCAAATTCTTCAAACTTCTCTAAAAGAGCATCTCGGTATTAAAAATCTTAAGTTTTAA
- a CDS encoding nucleotidyltransferase domain-containing protein, which yields MVKIPENIRNVVEDYLKDLSDDIRIDKAIIFGSYAKGNYNIDSDIDLAIFSDSFKDMDRVESIKYLLKRARKFRGVDLQPISFTTRDYEEKLGIVEEVINTGIEVFIN from the coding sequence ATGGTTAAAATCCCTGAAAACATTAGAAATGTAGTTGAAGATTACTTGAAGGATTTAAGTGATGATATTCGGATAGATAAAGCTATTATATTTGGTTCATATGCTAAAGGTAATTATAACATTGATAGTGATATTGATTTAGCTATATTTTCAGATTCTTTCAAGGATATGGATCGTGTTGAAAGTATAAAATATTTATTGAAAAGAGCTAGAAAATTTAGGGGCGTTGATTTACAACCAATTTCTTTTACAACACGAGACTATGAAGAAAAGTTGGGAATTGTAGAAGAAGTGATTAATACAGGAATTGAAGTATTCATAAATTAA
- a CDS encoding HEPN domain-containing protein → MDNREKYNYWEDIADYDLITAGAMLSSGRYLYVVFICQQAVEKLVKGLFVLYKGVEPPRVHNIWNIFERIFNINEFDLDDKLVAEKYFDFFDELLAYYISERYPSYKEKLSQSITREKAAEVLNKTKEVFSWLKSLKTLEM, encoded by the coding sequence TTGGATAATAGAGAAAAATATAATTACTGGGAAGATATAGCTGACTATGATTTAATTACAGCGGGAGCAATGTTGTCGTCAGGCAGATATTTGTATGTCGTTTTTATATGTCAGCAAGCGGTGGAAAAACTAGTTAAGGGATTATTTGTATTATATAAAGGCGTGGAACCTCCTAGGGTTCATAATATCTGGAATATTTTTGAGAGAATTTTTAATATAAATGAGTTTGATTTAGATGATAAATTAGTTGCTGAAAAATATTTTGATTTCTTTGATGAATTATTAGCATATTATATTTCGGAAAGATATCCATCTTATAAAGAAAAATTATCACAATCTATAACTAGAGAGAAAGCTGCAGAGGTTTTAAATAAAACTAAGGAGGTGTTTTCATGGTTAAAATCCCTGAAAACATTAGAAATGTAG